From a region of the Atribacterota bacterium genome:
- a CDS encoding glycogen-binding domain-containing protein produces the protein MPRVTFRLEYPEAKSVAIAGNFNEWNPETHLLRKTKKGYWSTTITLPRGRYEYRYFIDGQWFTDPNTEQIPNEFGSFNSIIVVE, from the coding sequence ATGCCACGAGTTACTTTTCGTTTAGAGTATCCTGAAGCAAAAAGCGTCGCCATCGCGGGAAACTTCAATGAATGGAACCCGGAAACTCACCTTCTTCGCAAAACCAAAAAGGGATACTGGAGTACCACCATTACCCTTCCCCGGGGTCGATACGAATACCGGTACTTTATCGATGGACAGTGGTTCACTGACCCGAACACCGAACAAATTCCTAACGAATTTGGTTCATTTAATTCTATCATTGTGGTGGAGTAG
- a CDS encoding HAD-IC family P-type ATPase — TEGRFEIKSVHPSDGYPPEEMLTLAALAASRSHHPLAKAIQVTQKDSLFPQFEEYQEIPGAGIVAKTTKETIILGNEQLLKNQGITLTPPPPGTTTVHLARNGRYLGFITFEDTMKSDATQLVRALEKMGIEAYLLSGDKRENVAHIAQETGIKNFFAELLPQDKVKILEQFLQEKKPGEKVAFIGDGMNDAPALALADIGIAMGKQGVDLAIEAADIILMTERLLPLKRAIEIARKTRGIIWQNIGFAIGIKVLFLVLALAGKTTLWEAVFADVGVLSLTILNSLRLLR, encoded by the coding sequence ACCGAAGGGCGATTCGAGATAAAATCAGTCCATCCCTCGGATGGATATCCCCCAGAAGAGATGCTTACTCTTGCTGCCCTTGCCGCATCACGTTCCCATCACCCTTTGGCAAAGGCAATACAGGTCACCCAAAAAGACAGTCTGTTCCCCCAATTTGAGGAGTATCAGGAAATACCCGGAGCAGGTATCGTGGCAAAAACCACCAAGGAAACGATTATCCTGGGAAATGAACAGCTCTTGAAGAATCAGGGTATCACCCTGACTCCACCACCCCCAGGGACTACCACCGTCCATCTGGCCAGAAATGGAAGGTATCTTGGCTTTATAACCTTCGAAGACACGATGAAAAGTGACGCCACCCAATTAGTACGAGCACTTGAAAAGATGGGTATCGAGGCGTACCTTCTCAGTGGAGACAAAAGAGAAAATGTTGCCCATATTGCCCAGGAAACCGGAATCAAAAACTTTTTTGCTGAACTCCTCCCCCAGGATAAAGTCAAAATTCTGGAGCAATTTCTGCAGGAAAAAAAACCTGGGGAGAAAGTCGCCTTTATTGGTGATGGAATGAACGATGCCCCGGCTCTGGCCCTGGCTGATATCGGGATTGCCATGGGAAAACAGGGTGTTGACCTGGCGATTGAGGCCGCCGACATCATCCTTATGACCGAAAGGCTCCTCCCCCTAAAAAGAGCCATAGAAATAGCACGTAAAACCAGGGGAATAATATGGCAAAATATCGGTTTTGCCATAGGGATAAAGGTGCTATTTCTCGTCCTAGCCCTTGCAGGGAAAACCACTCTTTGGGAAGCGGTCTTCGCCGATGTGGGTGTTCTTTCCCTGACCATTCTCAATTCATTACGGCTCTTGAGGTGA
- a CDS encoding metalloregulator ArsR/SmtB family transcription factor has product MELKRKAHHNLQDQCEVFAPHTEALRALSQEQIDSETIQKMAEIFKVMADYNRIRILYALSKKELCVCDLSEILHITPSAVSHQLRVLRYQDLVRHHKEGRSVFYRLADNHVINLFQEALNHVLEKKERAEPNETKNLL; this is encoded by the coding sequence ATGGAGTTGAAACGGAAAGCGCATCACAACCTTCAGGATCAATGTGAGGTATTTGCCCCCCACACAGAGGCACTCCGGGCGCTCTCCCAAGAGCAGATTGACTCCGAAACCATCCAGAAAATGGCCGAAATTTTTAAGGTGATGGCGGATTATAACCGGATTCGGATCCTCTATGCCCTTAGCAAAAAAGAACTGTGTGTCTGCGACCTTTCAGAAATACTCCACATAACCCCTTCGGCCGTATCTCACCAGTTGAGGGTTCTGCGCTATCAAGACCTTGTCCGCCACCACAAGGAAGGACGATCGGTCTTTTACCGCCTGGCCGACAACCACGTTATTAACCTCTTTCAGGAAGCACTGAACCACGTGCTGGAGAAGAAAGAAAGAGCAGAACCAAACGAAACCAAAAACCTGCTATAA
- a CDS encoding class II fructose-bisphosphate aldolase, which translates to MPLVTTKDVLRIAEEKNFALPAFNIPIPEFILWVLEEAENLRAPVIIQVAPVEYKALNIRMFYGVLQSLSERFSIPFSLHLDHAHHEEEVLLAIQNGFSSVMIDGSRLPFQDNIHLTQRVLSLAHPVGVLVEGELGRVGGLEGDENWENEGNGEGFFTSPDEAEIFVKEAPVDLLAVAVGTRHGLYGDRIPELQLELIQEIREKTHLPLVLHGGSGTPAEELQAAGKRGVRKINYSTVLRVEYLNAFREILTNQPGELMVSKMLPDLAQAVKRAVRECIFSSDAQHKV; encoded by the coding sequence ATGCCCCTGGTTACAACAAAAGATGTTCTTCGCATCGCCGAGGAAAAGAATTTTGCTCTACCGGCGTTCAACATCCCCATTCCTGAATTTATTCTCTGGGTTCTGGAAGAAGCGGAAAATCTACGCGCACCGGTCATTATCCAGGTTGCACCGGTGGAATACAAAGCGCTCAATATTCGCATGTTCTACGGCGTGCTCCAATCTCTTTCAGAGCGATTTTCCATTCCCTTTTCCCTGCACCTTGACCACGCCCATCATGAAGAGGAAGTGCTTCTTGCTATCCAGAACGGCTTTTCGTCAGTAATGATCGATGGTTCTCGGCTCCCCTTCCAGGATAATATTCATCTCACCCAGCGAGTCCTCTCCCTGGCCCACCCAGTTGGAGTTCTTGTAGAAGGAGAGTTAGGACGAGTTGGTGGTCTGGAAGGCGATGAAAACTGGGAAAACGAAGGTAACGGCGAAGGCTTCTTCACCTCCCCAGACGAAGCCGAAATTTTCGTCAAAGAAGCCCCGGTTGACCTTCTGGCTGTAGCCGTAGGAACCCGCCACGGTCTTTACGGCGATAGAATTCCCGAGCTCCAGCTTGAACTCATCCAGGAAATCCGTGAAAAGACACATCTCCCTCTTGTCCTTCATGGTGGAAGCGGAACACCGGCCGAAGAACTTCAGGCCGCGGGCAAAAGAGGAGTGCGCAAAATCAACTATAGCACCGTGCTACGGGTAGAGTACCTGAACGCATTTCGAGAAATCCTCACCAACCAGCCGGGAGAACTGATGGTAAGTAAAATGCTCCCTGACCTTGCTCAGGCTGTAAAAAGAGCCGTGCGGGAGTGTATTTTTTCCTCTGATGCTCAGCATAAGGTATGA
- a CDS encoding carbohydrate kinase has protein sequence MSVDVVCCGEIVVDLFAKSSRATFFPDAFVPFPGGAAVNVAVGLARLGVQSAILGKIGEDIFGQFLKEALSLENVDLRGLRVGKSRPTALAFVFRKGPLFLEPFFIRYGTADMELREEELSWEILRETKVVHCVSLCLVREPLRSVTWKILDFCQKEEILLSFDVNHRPLLWENPDEAREVMMRVAEISDFLKLTREELQFLVGCHNVEEGVGILLRRGVTNCMVTLGQDGAFFASALGTRFVPTFPVLTIDPTGCGDAFCAGILKKALSLGITKNDRISPETFYQMGVFASACGALAAQKWGSSASFPNAVEVEEFLQNHMSIGK, from the coding sequence ATGTCTGTGGACGTGGTGTGTTGCGGGGAAATTGTGGTAGACCTTTTTGCCAAGAGCAGTAGAGCCACGTTTTTTCCCGATGCGTTTGTCCCTTTTCCTGGGGGAGCAGCGGTCAACGTGGCGGTGGGACTGGCACGTCTTGGAGTACAAAGCGCCATCCTGGGTAAAATCGGTGAGGATATTTTCGGTCAGTTCTTGAAAGAAGCACTTTCCCTGGAGAATGTTGATCTGCGGGGCCTTCGCGTGGGTAAAAGTAGACCAACGGCTTTGGCCTTTGTTTTTCGAAAAGGACCGCTCTTTCTGGAACCATTTTTTATCCGTTACGGCACGGCGGATATGGAATTGCGAGAGGAAGAATTATCCTGGGAAATTCTGAGAGAAACGAAGGTTGTGCACTGTGTTTCGTTGTGTCTTGTGCGGGAACCATTACGAAGTGTGACCTGGAAAATTCTCGATTTTTGCCAGAAAGAGGAAATTTTGCTCTCGTTTGATGTCAACCATCGGCCATTACTGTGGGAAAACCCTGACGAGGCAAGAGAAGTGATGATGCGGGTAGCCGAGATAAGCGATTTTCTTAAATTAACCCGTGAAGAACTCCAATTTCTCGTAGGTTGCCATAACGTGGAGGAAGGAGTGGGGATCCTTCTCCGCCGGGGAGTGACCAACTGTATGGTTACCCTGGGTCAGGATGGTGCCTTCTTTGCCAGTGCCTTGGGTACGAGATTTGTCCCTACTTTCCCTGTTTTGACCATTGACCCCACGGGATGTGGTGATGCTTTCTGCGCCGGAATTTTGAAAAAGGCATTGTCTCTGGGAATCACAAAAAACGACCGTATTTCCCCAGAAACATTTTATCAAATGGGTGTGTTTGCTTCCGCCTGTGGAGCTCTGGCTGCCCAAAAGTGGGGTTCCTCGGCCAGTTTCCCGAACGCGGTTGAAGTGGAGGAGTTTTTGCAAAACCACATGTCGATAGGGAAATGA